ACGCGTCGCCGGGGGGCTGTCGGGCTTTCCGGAACGGAGGTCGAAGCGCGAGCCGTGCAGCCAGCACTCGATGTGGCAGTCGTCGACCTCCCCCTCGGAGAGGGAGACGTTGGCGTGCGAGCAGATGTCGTGAATGGCGAACACCTCGCCCTCGGTGTGCACGAGGGAGACGGGCGTGCCGTCGAGTTCCACCCGCTTGGGGGTGTCCTCCTCCAGCTCGCTCAGCCCGCAGGCGCGTACGAAGGTCATGCGACCGACGCCTCCAGCTCCTCCTCGATCTTGGCGAGCAGGCGCTCCTCGATGTCGGCGACACCGATCCGCTGCACGAGCTCGGCGAAGAAGCCGCGCACGACCAGGCGGCGGGCGTCGATCTCGGGGATGCCGCGGGCCATCAGGTAGAAGAGCTGCTCGTCGTCGAAGCGGCCGGTGGCGGAGGCGTGGCCGGCGCCGACGATCTCGCCGGTCTCGATCTCCAGGTTCGGCACCGAGTCGACGCGGGCGCCGTCGGTGAGGACCAGGTTCCGGTTCATCTCGTAGGTGTCGGT
The DNA window shown above is from Streptomyces sp. NBC_00670 and carries:
- a CDS encoding non-heme iron oxygenase ferredoxin subunit is translated as MTFVRACGLSELEEDTPKRVELDGTPVSLVHTEGEVFAIHDICSHANVSLSEGEVDDCHIECWLHGSRFDLRSGKPDSPPATRPVPVYPVKIEGDDVLVSLTQES